The Halovivax ruber XH-70 genome includes the window ATTCGAAAGCACCATCTCGGTCGAGCGAGGCTCGTCCGGCAGAAATAGTCACAAACCGATAGGTATGCGACCGAAAGTTCATAGGGAATTACGGCATCTCTCCCATAGAATGCTAGATTCGACACCCAGTGAGTCCCCCGACCGGGTCGTCGAGATCGAACTTGGTCTCCGGGACCAGTCGTACCCCTTCGTCGGCATCTCCGACGCGGCCTCGTGCGGCGTCGTTCTGACCAAGATGCTCCCACGTCCCGACGGACGGTACGCCGAGTATTTCACCGTCAGCGACGATGCCGGTGACAGGATCGAGACGGCGGTCACCCAGCGCGAGACGGTGTCGGCGACGCGATTACGGGCGAAGGATGGGCGCTGCCTCTACGAATTTCTCGTTTCCGGCGACTGTCCTGCCGTCTACCTGGCCGAGCGCGGTGCACTGCCCCGTCGGGTGCGCGGCGAGGAGGGACGAGGTCGGATCGTCGCGGAGGTACCCGCGCGCTACGACGCCAGCGCGATCGTCGCGGACTTTCTTGACGCCCATCCCGACGCGACACCCATTTCGAAGCGAGAGAAGGCGTCGATCGACCCGCTCTTCGCGCGGACGGCGTTTCATCGACTCTTGCGGACCAACCTGACGAATCGCCAGCGCGAGGTCCTCCAGACGGCCTTCGAGATGGGATACTACGACTGGCCGCGCCGGCACACTGGAAGCGAAATCGCCGACCGACTCGAGATCAGTTCCGCGACGTTCTCCGAGCATATCAGCGCTGCCGAGCGAAAGCTCCTCACCGCTATCTTCCAGGGAGCCGGCTCGGAACCCGCTCACTGACGGGGATCGACGAACGAATCGGTCGCGTCACGTTCGGCGACCGGTTCGACGACCACCCGACCATCGGCGTACAGGGTGACTTCACACGACTCGTATCGAAACGACAGTTCGAACTGCTCGCCGTCGGTGCGTTGGCCACCGTCCATCAGTCGAGCGAGCGCATCGGGATCGACAGCCTCGTACAGCGGTGACAGCCGGAGGGGGTCGACGTTTAGTGCACACGCGACACCCCTGATGACGCTCATATCGGCTCGCTCGCCGGGCGACCGATCGTAGGTAACGGTGACCCGGTCACCATCATCGCGACAGGGGTCTCGAGAGGTGTCCGTTTTCATGAGGGGGATCAGTCCGTTCACTGAAGACGCACGTGCGTCCGCGACTTAGGAACCCACCCTTGACTTCGAGGGTTCTAGGGGCCGGTGCTGGCCCCGTCACGCCAGGGGACGGTCGTGTCGCACCCCCTCCGACCCCGCAGTCGATTCGCCCAGGGTCCGAACCCGCTCGTGCTCGCCGACACCCGGAGTATTTTGAGGGTAGAAGCGATAGCTCGTGCATGGAGTACACTACCCTCGGCTCGACGGGCGTGGAGGTTAGCCGACTGTGCCTGGGCTGTATGAGCTTCGGGACGAGCGACTGGCGGGAGTGGGTCCTCGGTGAGGAGGAGTCCCGCGAGATCATTGAGCGAGCGATCGACCTGGGAATCACCTTCTTCGACACCGCGAACATGTACTCCGATGGGGAGTCCGAGCGTGTACTCGGGGACGTCCTCGCGGAGTACGACCGCGACCAGCAGGTCGTCGCGTCGAAGTGCTACTTCCAGATGGACGAGTCGAATCCGAACTCCGGCGGGCTCTCCCGGAAGGCGATCGAGCAGGAACTCGAGCGCTCGCTGGAACGCCTGGGGATGGACACGATCGACCTCTACCAGATCCACCGCTGGGACGACGACACCCCCATCGAGGAGACGCTCCGGGCACTCGACGACGCCGTCCGACGCGGGCAGATCCGCTACGCCGGTGCGTCCTCGATGTGGACCTACCAGTTCGCCGACGCACTCCACGCGAGCGACCGGCTGGGGCTGGAGCACTTCCAGACGATGCAGAACCACTACAACCTCGTCTACCGCGAGGAAGAACGGGAGATGCTGCCCCTCTGCGAGCGAGAAGACGTCGGCGTCATGCCCTGGAGCCCCCTTGCCCGGGGCTATCTCACCCGACCACACGAGGAGATTGACGCAACCACACGCGGCGAGACGGAAGAGCACATGTACGAACACCCCTATCGCGAGGGCGGCGGGACGGAGATCAACGAGCGCGTCGCGGAGTTGGCCGCCGAGAAGGGTGTGACGATGGCCCAGATCGCGCTGGCGTGGCTGCTCCACCAGGACGCCGTCGACGCGCCGATCGTCGGGACGACGAGCGTCGAGCACCTAGAGCAGGCCGTCGAAGCGCTCGAGATCGACCTCTCGGCGAGCGACCAGGCGTACCTGGAAGAACCCTACGAACCCGTACCGGTCTCCGGGCACGACTGATCGACAAAAGTCACGAAGTGGTCGCTGACGACGTGACCCGACGGATCCCGGCCACCCATCCGCGCAGCTCGGCGACAGCGCCTCGGGATCGAGACGGGAAATCAGTAGCAGGCCGAGGGTACCCAGCGATACCACGATGCGTTGTCGGCGTGGACGATCCACGTCTCGCGTCGCTCCTGCTCACTCGATCAGTTCGATCGCGTCGTCACCGTTTGGAACCGCACAGAGGAACGCGCCGTCGTGGTCACCCTCGTTCCGGTACCAGTGCGGGACGCCAGCCGGAATCAGCAACGAATCACCGGCCGAGACGGTGTGTTCCTCGTCCCCGATACCGACGACGTACTCGCCAGCGAGGACGTACTGCTCGTGCTCGACGTCGTTCGTGTGTTTTGGCACCTCGGCGCCCGCGTCGAGGGTGAATCGGCGGATCGCGAAATTCGGCGCACCGTGGTCCTCGGCGATCAGGACGCCCTTCGCAAGGCCGTCAGCAGCGTCGACCGATTCGTACTCGATGTCGTCCGCACCGCGGATGACCGGCTCGCTCATATGTGGGCGTCGGTGGCCACCGTCAAAAGATCGATCGATTTCGCGGGCTGTCCGATGGGATCACAGGGCCGTGGCAGTGGGTGGTGGGCAGCACAGGGGGACGGCCGTGGCTCGGTGGGTGGTTCGTCGCCACAGAGGACAGCCGTTGCTCGGAAGGGTAAGTGCTGCAGTCAAGAGTCGATACCTCAGCGAATTCGCCTTACAGGCGCTCGACGTTCGTTGCGCGCGGGCCCTTGGGGGCCTGCTCGATCTCGAACTCGAGTTCCTGTCCTTCCTCAAGGTCCGGGCCGCCGATGTCTTCCATGTGGAAGAACACGTCGTCGTCCGCGTCCTCAGTCTCGATGAATCCGTAGCCGCCAGTGTCGTTGAAGAAATCAACGGTTCCTTTCGCCATTGCTTCTGAATAGACGGGGGCGCCACTGATAACTGTTCCGACTTCCAGTATCGTAGGTGATCGGACTCCAGAGGCCCTCATCTTTCGATTTTCTACGAAACGACGCTGCCACCGATCACGACGCGTCGATGTCGTCGGGGACCATTCGGTAGATGACCATCGCGGTCACGTACGAGACCATGAACAGGCCGAAGCCGACGACGAAGCCACCCAGTTCTCTCGTCCCGATGCCGCCGGGGTTGATGGCCGCCAGGATAGCCAGCCCGACGAGGAAGAGTGCGGTGGTGAACGCACCGACCGCGGCGTAAAACACCAGATCCGAGTCGAAGAGACGGCGCATTTGACATGGGATGATAGGCGAGACGGCGTGATAACCGTGGCGACCGAGCGGCACGGTGTGGCGATTTTCTGACAGCGTTCGACCCACCGAGCGATCCGTGCCGGTTACAGGAGCGTCGCGACGGCGTCGTGATACGAGGCTGAAAGCGAGTCGCGAATCGAGGCCGGATCGGTCGCGCCGTCGACGTTGACGAGGCGCGTCCGGCCGAGTTCCGGCCCGTACGTGCCGTGGAAATCGTAGACGAACCCGTAGACGGAGACGTCGTCCAGAATCTCCGGTGCATCGAGCAGGAAGTCGATCTGGGTGTGGACGTTGTACTCGACCAGTTGATCGCGAACGGTCGACTCGTCGACCCCATCGGCCGGCGTCCCGTCGGTGGCCGCATCGACTCGCTCGTCCGTCAGCCCGGCCTCGACGACGGGAACGAGTAGTTCGACGAGCTTCGAGACACCGAGCGGGCGCGGCGCCGGTTCACCGCGGACGACGTCGTACGCCGCAGTCACCGCACCGCAGCCGGTGTGGCCCACGACCGCCACCGCCTCCGTCCCGCAGTGGTGAATCGGGTACAGGACGCTCCCGTTGACGATCCGTTCGCCGACGTCGGCGTCCCAGACCTGGTTGCCGATGTTGCTCGCCGTGAAGTGTTCCCCAGGCCTGTCGACGTTCCACATGCCCTCCTGGGAGACCCGCGAATCCGAACAACAGACGGAGACGACGTCGGGTTCCTGCCCGTCCTGCACCGCCTCGAACGTTCCATCGGGGACCTGTTCGACGTGCTCGTCGTTGCCGTCGAGCAACGCGGCGAGATGTTCGTCCATAGCGGAGGGATGGACGGGGGAGCCCAATAACGATTCGGCTCGGCACGATCGGTCCCACGAGACTCCGTGGGCTCAACATTCGTCCGAGCGGTGACAGCCGGGGCGACATCGATCGCGGCTCGCGCACGCGTCACGCGTTCCGATACGATTTAGGCGAGGCGTCCGGAACCACCACACAACGAATGCTCGATCGGACCTACGTGCGCGAACACCCCGAAGAAGTACGGACAGCGCTGGCGAACAAGGGGGTCGATCTCGATCTCGATCGCCTGCTCGCAGTCGACGAGGAGTGGCGCGAGCTCAAAGCCCGCGGCGACGACCTCCGCCACGATCGCAACCAGGTGAGCCAGCGGATCGGCGAACTCAAACGCGACGGCAAAGACGAAGAAGCGCAAGACGCCATCGAGCGCTCGAACGAACTCAAAGCCGAACTCGAGGAGGTAGAGCAGCGAGCGGACGTCCTCGAAGCCGAGCTCGAAGAAGGGCTCCTCCGGCTCCCCCAGATCCCCGCCGACGAGGTTCCCGTCGGCGCGGACGAAAGCGAGAACGTCGAACGTCGGCGCGAAGGCTTCGACGACCTGCGCGACCTGCCAGACGAGATCACGCCCCACTACGACATCGGCGAAGACCTGGAACTGATCGACTTCGAGCGCGGCGCAAAGGTCTCGGGCGGCGGCTTCCAGTTCCTCAGAGGGGACGGCGCCCGACTGGAGCACGCGCTGATCCAGTTCTTCCTCGATGTCCACCGCGAGAACGGCTACGTCGACGTGCTCCCACCGATTCCGGTCAACTCGGCCTCGATGCGTGGGACCGGCCAGTTCCCGAAGTTCACCGAGGACGCCTACCGCCTCGGCGCTGACAACGACGAGCCGTACGACGACGATGACCTCTGGTTGCTCCCGACCGCGGAGGTACCGGTCACCAACATGCACCGCGACGAGATCTTCGTCGACGAGGACCTCCCGCTGAAGTACGCCGCCTACTCGCCGAACTTCCGACGCGAGGCCGGCGAACACGGCACCGAGACTCGCGGCTACGTCCGCGTCCACCAGTTCAACAAGGTCGAACTCGTCAATTTCGTCCGCCCGGAGGAGAGTGACGACCGCTTCGAGGGGCTCGTTGCGGAAGCCGAGGAGGTCCTCCGCCGGCTCGAACTACCCTATCGCATCCTCGAGATGTGCACCGGCGACCTCGGCTTCACCCAGGCGAAAAAGTACGACATCGAGGTCTGGGCGCCGGGCGACGACATGGACGACGGTCCCGCGGAGGGCGGGCGCTGGCTCGAGGTCTCGTCGGTCTCGAAC containing:
- a CDS encoding helix-turn-helix domain-containing protein — protein: MLDSTPSESPDRVVEIELGLRDQSYPFVGISDAASCGVVLTKMLPRPDGRYAEYFTVSDDAGDRIETAVTQRETVSATRLRAKDGRCLYEFLVSGDCPAVYLAERGALPRRVRGEEGRGRIVAEVPARYDASAIVADFLDAHPDATPISKREKASIDPLFARTAFHRLLRTNLTNRQREVLQTAFEMGYYDWPRRHTGSEIADRLEISSATFSEHISAAERKLLTAIFQGAGSEPAH
- a CDS encoding HalOD1 output domain-containing protein; this encodes MKTDTSRDPCRDDGDRVTVTYDRSPGERADMSVIRGVACALNVDPLRLSPLYEAVDPDALARLMDGGQRTDGEQFELSFRYESCEVTLYADGRVVVEPVAERDATDSFVDPRQ
- a CDS encoding aldo/keto reductase → MEYTTLGSTGVEVSRLCLGCMSFGTSDWREWVLGEEESREIIERAIDLGITFFDTANMYSDGESERVLGDVLAEYDRDQQVVASKCYFQMDESNPNSGGLSRKAIEQELERSLERLGMDTIDLYQIHRWDDDTPIEETLRALDDAVRRGQIRYAGASSMWTYQFADALHASDRLGLEHFQTMQNHYNLVYREEEREMLPLCEREDVGVMPWSPLARGYLTRPHEEIDATTRGETEEHMYEHPYREGGGTEINERVAELAAEKGVTMAQIALAWLLHQDAVDAPIVGTTSVEHLEQAVEALEIDLSASDQAYLEEPYEPVPVSGHD
- a CDS encoding cupin domain-containing protein yields the protein MSEPVIRGADDIEYESVDAADGLAKGVLIAEDHGAPNFAIRRFTLDAGAEVPKHTNDVEHEQYVLAGEYVVGIGDEEHTVSAGDSLLIPAGVPHWYRNEGDHDGAFLCAVPNGDDAIELIE
- a CDS encoding cold-shock protein; translation: MAKGTVDFFNDTGGYGFIETEDADDDVFFHMEDIGGPDLEEGQELEFEIEQAPKGPRATNVERL
- a CDS encoding carbonic anhydrase — encoded protein: MDEHLAALLDGNDEHVEQVPDGTFEAVQDGQEPDVVSVCCSDSRVSQEGMWNVDRPGEHFTASNIGNQVWDADVGERIVNGSVLYPIHHCGTEAVAVVGHTGCGAVTAAYDVVRGEPAPRPLGVSKLVELLVPVVEAGLTDERVDAATDGTPADGVDESTVRDQLVEYNVHTQIDFLLDAPEILDDVSVYGFVYDFHGTYGPELGRTRLVNVDGATDPASIRDSLSASYHDAVATLL
- the serS gene encoding serine--tRNA ligase, translating into MLDRTYVREHPEEVRTALANKGVDLDLDRLLAVDEEWRELKARGDDLRHDRNQVSQRIGELKRDGKDEEAQDAIERSNELKAELEEVEQRADVLEAELEEGLLRLPQIPADEVPVGADESENVERRREGFDDLRDLPDEITPHYDIGEDLELIDFERGAKVSGGGFQFLRGDGARLEHALIQFFLDVHRENGYVDVLPPIPVNSASMRGTGQFPKFTEDAYRLGADNDEPYDDDDLWLLPTAEVPVTNMHRDEIFVDEDLPLKYAAYSPNFRREAGEHGTETRGYVRVHQFNKVELVNFVRPEESDDRFEGLVAEAEEVLRRLELPYRILEMCTGDLGFTQAKKYDIEVWAPGDDMDDGPAEGGRWLEVSSVSNFEDFQARRAGIQYRPERHESAEYVHTLNGSGVAVPRVMVAIMEYYQNDDGTITVPEALRPYMGGQEVIEGHDSVGESALGESDD